A genomic stretch from Nocardia wallacei includes:
- a CDS encoding MutS-related protein, translated as MITVGLLQPPSGAGRLARHGTAVAGDLGLDELYAAMALGDKFIGQVVKAVVPASLTDVDVIRYRQSVLGDFLTTPDMLHDLFALATEAVAVRRWGSGRGGTPRVKLGLARQPLEELAVYLRKLRQTCEKYAGACTSDGLTRLCAALTDLLDEQYLVTLSEHLESLDFADYGIMFSATLGAGNKPYRVMLHEPPKEVKRTLFGSRRDGTAFEATSDFELPNDPLMAVIEPPLDAVAEVVSRATDNVQEFFRSLRAELAFYLGCLNLHDRLLRAGVPICFPEPTVGGGPVLRAEELRDTSLCLSSNTVVGNSIDAVGHTLLVVTGANSGGKSTFLRSVGVAQLMMQAGMFVTAGAFTADVREGVFTHFVQPEDPSMTHGRLDEELARVREITDELRAGAMVLFNEPFASTNDQEAGAIADPIVTALLDSGVKVLIVTHLYDFVRRRYDAGYRSDIFLRAERAPDGRRTYRLAVGAPEATSHGQDIFARIFGYRFGVTGES; from the coding sequence ATGATCACGGTCGGCCTACTGCAGCCACCGAGCGGCGCCGGACGCCTCGCCCGACACGGGACGGCCGTGGCCGGTGATCTCGGCTTGGACGAGCTGTACGCCGCCATGGCTCTCGGCGACAAGTTCATCGGGCAGGTGGTGAAAGCCGTTGTGCCCGCGAGCCTCACCGACGTGGACGTGATCCGCTACCGGCAGTCCGTGCTGGGCGACTTCCTCACCACGCCCGATATGCTGCACGACTTGTTCGCCCTCGCCACCGAGGCGGTCGCGGTGCGGCGCTGGGGCTCCGGGCGCGGCGGTACCCCCCGGGTGAAGCTCGGACTGGCGCGACAACCGCTCGAGGAATTGGCGGTGTATCTGCGTAAACTCCGGCAGACGTGTGAAAAGTACGCGGGCGCGTGCACTTCCGACGGGTTGACCCGGCTGTGCGCGGCGCTGACGGACCTGCTCGACGAACAATATCTGGTGACCCTCTCGGAGCACCTGGAGTCCCTGGACTTCGCCGACTACGGGATCATGTTCAGTGCGACACTCGGAGCAGGCAACAAGCCGTACCGTGTGATGCTGCACGAGCCGCCGAAAGAGGTCAAACGCACGTTGTTCGGTTCCCGCCGCGACGGCACGGCTTTCGAGGCGACCAGTGATTTCGAGCTGCCGAACGATCCATTGATGGCGGTCATCGAGCCGCCGCTCGACGCGGTCGCCGAAGTGGTGTCCCGCGCGACCGACAATGTCCAGGAGTTCTTCCGGTCGCTGCGTGCGGAGCTGGCGTTCTATCTCGGCTGCCTGAATCTGCACGATCGGCTGCTGCGGGCCGGTGTCCCGATCTGCTTTCCGGAGCCGACGGTCGGCGGCGGCCCGGTGCTGCGCGCGGAGGAACTGCGCGATACCTCGCTGTGCCTGTCATCGAATACCGTGGTGGGCAACAGCATCGACGCCGTCGGTCACACGCTGCTGGTGGTGACCGGAGCCAACAGCGGCGGCAAGTCGACGTTTCTGCGCAGCGTCGGCGTGGCCCAGCTGATGATGCAGGCCGGCATGTTCGTCACGGCCGGGGCGTTCACCGCCGACGTGCGCGAAGGCGTATTCACGCATTTCGTGCAGCCCGAGGACCCGAGCATGACCCACGGGCGGCTGGACGAGGAGCTCGCCCGCGTCAGGGAGATCACCGACGAGCTCCGCGCCGGCGCGATGGTGCTGTTCAACGAGCCGTTCGCGTCCACGAACGATCAGGAGGCCGGGGCCATCGCCGACCCGATCGTCACGGCGCTGCTGGATTCCGGGGTGAAGGTCCTCATCGTCACGCATCTCTACGATTTCGTGCGCCGTCGCTACGACGCCGGGTACCGTTCGGACATCTTCCTGCGCGCCGAGCGCGCGCCCGACGGCCGCCGTACCTACCGGCTGGCGGTGGGCGCACCGGAGGCGACCAGCCACGGCCAGGACATCTTCGCTCGCATCTTCGGTTATCGATTCGGAGTGACCGGCGAGAGTTGA
- a CDS encoding PQQ-binding-like beta-propeller repeat protein: MTGTPLDPGDPREIGPYRLLARLGSGGMGDVFLGRSPGGRRVAIKAVHPHLAADAEFVERFEREVAAARAVGGFCTAAVVDADPGAERPWLATEYIPAPSLKQVVTQHGPLPTAAVEVLAAGIAEALAAIHAAGVVHRDLTPANVLVSENGARVIDFGIARALAHARSLTATGAVIGSPGYMSPEHIADEEVGPPGDLFSLGAVLVFAATGEGPFGTANMAVSMYRSLHEAPRLSGIPEGALRQVIIACLAKEPAQRPSTERILTTLGRVPGQPVAAAEWLPPELTRDEVRVRTPLSRRAVLRVGAGSAGVGLLALGAGWVAARSATLGSTPGSAVPTPGPPGGTLLWKADVGVIDDDELSPPALAGGRLFAGSIDGSVYAVDAVTGKVLWKAPVGGEIRNSPVVHREFVFACTYRVLAAFDTSMGERRWTADAYGHLLGAGGEGGDPPIVVVAGRSERGIVALDASSGRRLWSALDGVDTLLVRSVGIRSGIVTVAARSTLYALSAVTGYQLWRTEIDSMKRAEIAGAAVVALGSYRRGVVAFSLDTGRQLWSFDHHTDSTHVVVAGETLYLSGESDRLYALAADTGEIRWMTRTGSGGAPVAVRQDTLYAVWDNAVHAHSAANGERLWGTAVGRAQSGIRVSGNLLYGCADRYVYAISA, from the coding sequence ATGACCGGCACCCCGCTCGATCCCGGTGATCCGCGCGAGATCGGGCCGTACCGACTGCTCGCCCGGCTCGGCTCCGGCGGGATGGGTGATGTGTTCCTCGGCCGCTCACCCGGTGGCCGGAGGGTGGCGATCAAGGCGGTGCACCCGCACCTGGCCGCCGACGCGGAATTCGTCGAGCGGTTCGAACGGGAGGTCGCCGCGGCGCGCGCGGTCGGCGGATTCTGCACCGCCGCCGTGGTGGACGCCGATCCGGGTGCGGAACGACCGTGGCTGGCCACCGAGTACATCCCCGCGCCGTCGCTGAAACAGGTTGTGACCCAGCATGGTCCGCTGCCGACCGCCGCGGTCGAGGTGCTCGCCGCGGGTATCGCGGAGGCGCTGGCGGCGATCCACGCCGCCGGTGTGGTGCATCGGGATCTGACTCCCGCCAATGTGCTGGTGTCCGAAAACGGGGCCCGGGTCATCGATTTCGGCATCGCGCGAGCCCTGGCGCACGCCCGGTCGCTCACCGCCACCGGCGCGGTGATCGGCTCACCGGGTTACATGTCGCCCGAGCACATCGCGGACGAGGAGGTGGGGCCACCGGGCGACCTCTTCTCCCTCGGCGCGGTACTGGTCTTCGCCGCCACCGGTGAAGGTCCGTTCGGCACGGCCAACATGGCCGTGTCGATGTACCGGTCGCTGCACGAAGCCCCGAGGTTGTCCGGCATCCCCGAAGGCGCACTGCGGCAGGTGATCATCGCCTGCCTGGCCAAGGAACCGGCGCAGCGGCCCAGCACCGAGCGGATCCTCACCACCCTGGGCCGGGTGCCCGGACAGCCGGTGGCGGCGGCGGAATGGCTGCCGCCCGAACTCACCCGGGACGAGGTCCGGGTGCGGACACCGCTCAGCCGCCGGGCCGTGTTGCGCGTCGGCGCCGGATCGGCCGGAGTCGGGCTGCTGGCGTTGGGAGCCGGATGGGTGGCAGCGCGCTCGGCAACCCTGGGCAGCACACCGGGTTCGGCCGTGCCGACGCCGGGGCCACCGGGCGGCACGCTGCTGTGGAAAGCGGACGTGGGCGTGATCGATGACGACGAACTGTCGCCACCCGCCCTCGCGGGCGGCCGATTGTTCGCCGGAAGCATCGACGGCAGCGTCTACGCGGTCGATGCCGTGACCGGCAAGGTGCTGTGGAAAGCCCCGGTGGGCGGGGAGATTCGCAACTCGCCGGTGGTCCACCGCGAATTCGTCTTCGCGTGCACCTACCGCGTTCTCGCGGCGTTCGACACGTCGATGGGTGAGCGGCGGTGGACCGCGGACGCCTACGGACACCTGCTCGGCGCGGGTGGTGAGGGTGGTGACCCGCCGATCGTCGTCGTGGCGGGGAGGTCGGAGCGAGGCATCGTCGCACTCGACGCGAGTTCCGGTCGGCGGTTGTGGAGCGCACTCGACGGCGTCGACACCCTGCTGGTCCGGTCGGTCGGCATCCGCTCCGGCATCGTCACCGTGGCCGCGCGCTCGACGTTGTACGCGCTGTCCGCGGTGACGGGATATCAGCTGTGGCGCACCGAGATCGACAGTATGAAGCGAGCCGAGATCGCGGGCGCCGCGGTGGTGGCGCTGGGCAGCTACCGGCGCGGGGTGGTCGCCTTCTCGCTCGACACCGGTAGACAGCTGTGGTCATTCGACCATCACACCGACTCGACACACGTCGTGGTCGCGGGGGAAACGCTGTATCTGAGCGGTGAATCCGATCGGTTGTACGCCCTCGCGGCCGACACGGGGGAGATCCGCTGGATGACGCGCACCGGCTCGGGAGGCGCCCCGGTGGCGGTACGCCAGGACACCCTGTACGCGGTGTGGGACAACGCGGTTCACGCGCATTCGGCGGCGAACGGCGAACGGCTGTGGGGTACGGCGGTCGGCCGCGCGCAGAGCGGTATCCGGGTCTCCGGGAACCTCCTCTACGGCTGCGCCGATCGGTACGTCTACGCGATCTCCGCCTGA
- the rfbA gene encoding glucose-1-phosphate thymidylyltransferase RfbA — MRGIILAGGHGTRLTPLTQVMSKQLLPVFDKPMIYYPLSVLLLAGIREILLISTPRDVGHFRTLLGDGRRLGIEVRYAVQAEPNGLAEALLIGREFVGAGPVALILGDNIFHGHNLARILQESIEKLNGATLFGYSVADPERYGVAVFDRHGRLIDIVEKSDRPPSSLAVTGLYLYDNDALDYAAQLRPSARGELEITDLNRRFIQEGRAELVNLGRGTTWLDAGTHTSLLDAGNYVQVIQNRQGVRIACVEEVAYRMGMLDRDGLAAAIAAVGSASEYGKYLERIHLETTGSPRPM; from the coding sequence GTGCGGGGGATAATTCTGGCCGGCGGCCACGGTACCCGGCTCACGCCATTGACACAGGTCATGTCGAAGCAGCTGCTACCCGTGTTCGACAAACCCATGATCTACTACCCGCTGTCGGTGCTGCTGCTGGCGGGCATCCGCGAGATCCTGCTGATCAGCACTCCCCGCGATGTGGGCCACTTCCGCACGCTGCTCGGCGACGGCCGCCGCCTCGGCATAGAGGTGCGCTACGCCGTGCAGGCCGAACCGAACGGGCTGGCCGAGGCACTGCTCATCGGACGCGAATTCGTCGGCGCCGGGCCGGTGGCATTGATCCTGGGCGACAACATCTTTCACGGCCACAACCTGGCCCGCATTCTCCAGGAGAGCATCGAGAAGCTGAACGGCGCCACCCTGTTCGGCTACTCGGTGGCCGACCCCGAGCGGTACGGTGTCGCGGTGTTCGACCGGCACGGCCGCCTGATCGACATCGTGGAGAAATCCGATCGACCGCCCTCCTCGCTGGCCGTCACCGGCCTCTACCTCTACGACAACGATGCGCTCGACTACGCCGCGCAATTGCGGCCGTCGGCACGCGGCGAACTCGAGATCACCGACCTGAATCGCCGTTTCATCCAGGAGGGCCGGGCCGAACTGGTGAACCTGGGCCGAGGCACCACCTGGCTCGACGCGGGCACCCACACCAGCCTGCTCGATGCCGGCAACTACGTGCAGGTCATCCAGAACCGTCAGGGTGTGCGGATCGCCTGCGTCGAGGAGGTCGCCTACCGGATGGGCATGCTGGACCGCGACGGTCTCGCCGCGGCGATCGCGGCCGTCGGATCGGCCTCGGAGTACGGAAAGTACCTGGAGCGAATTCATCTGGAAACCACCGGGTCGCCGCGACCGATGTGA
- a CDS encoding serine/threonine-protein kinase, translating to MEQLRRSDPRIIGRCTVFARLGAGAGGTVFLGRTPGNRLVAVKLIHPHLARDPDFRRRFDREVAAARVVGGFHTAAVIDAGWSRESAWLATEYIPAPSLEQLVGTLGPMPADSVVALGRGIAESLSAIHAAGVVHRDLKPSNVLVTADGPRVIDFGMAGPAAAAHTGVVGTPGYLAPEQAMGETAGPGSDVFSLGALLAYAATGRGVFGDGEPAVLLYRTAHQPPNLDGLPDGPLRAVVTACVRPDPRDRPTPAEVMAALPHIGFRLPPEAAELVAAAERMPVADLQPAPVRSRRTLLFGAAAGAMILLPGIALAVRAATRPDERPEVGAPATTTPPVAVPVRPERIPVRTTMVMRTLVLSADRRLLFVTGLSAVAVIDTATNALVRSVTIAGADHLTVSPDGSRIYAFRATTEVAVYDGSTGVRLGTVPGTDSGFGIPSHDGSRLYIQNGKTLATLDAVTNSVVGAPIPLARETAGGAITADGRRMYAVEWSLMTDPENRVSVLDLNTAAVVATIDVRGRARAVALSADGRRAAVVNWNNNELSVIDTATDTVLAAIDVGDAGSDVALSPDGARAFVSIESAATVVTVDTVGHAVLDHTRVDRGPVASAVSADGRKLYVACRDDNTVTVVPVG from the coding sequence GTGGAACAACTTCGACGGAGTGATCCGCGAATCATCGGCCGCTGCACCGTGTTCGCGCGGCTCGGCGCGGGCGCCGGTGGCACGGTGTTCCTGGGTCGGACCCCGGGTAACCGGCTGGTCGCGGTGAAGCTCATTCATCCGCATCTGGCCCGCGATCCGGACTTCCGCCGCCGATTCGACCGCGAGGTAGCGGCGGCCAGGGTGGTGGGTGGATTCCACACCGCGGCGGTGATCGACGCCGGATGGTCTCGCGAGTCGGCATGGCTGGCCACCGAATACATCCCCGCACCGTCGCTCGAGCAGCTGGTCGGCACGCTCGGTCCGATGCCTGCGGATTCGGTGGTGGCGCTCGGTCGTGGCATCGCCGAGTCGCTGAGCGCGATTCATGCCGCCGGAGTGGTGCACCGGGATCTGAAGCCGTCGAATGTGCTCGTCACGGCGGACGGCCCGCGGGTGATCGATTTCGGGATGGCGGGCCCGGCCGCCGCGGCGCACACCGGTGTGGTGGGCACTCCCGGATACCTGGCGCCCGAACAGGCCATGGGCGAAACGGCCGGGCCCGGGAGCGATGTCTTCTCACTCGGCGCATTGCTCGCCTACGCCGCGACCGGCCGCGGCGTCTTCGGCGACGGCGAGCCCGCTGTTCTGCTGTACCGGACCGCGCATCAACCGCCGAACCTGGACGGGCTGCCCGACGGGCCGTTACGAGCCGTCGTCACCGCCTGTGTGCGACCCGACCCGCGCGACCGTCCCACGCCCGCCGAGGTGATGGCGGCGTTGCCGCACATCGGTTTTCGGCTACCGCCCGAGGCGGCCGAACTCGTCGCCGCCGCCGAGCGGATGCCGGTGGCCGACCTGCAGCCCGCACCGGTGCGGTCGCGGCGCACGCTGCTGTTCGGCGCCGCGGCAGGTGCCATGATCCTGCTGCCCGGCATCGCACTCGCCGTCCGGGCCGCGACCCGGCCCGACGAACGCCCCGAGGTCGGCGCACCGGCCACGACGACCCCACCGGTTGCCGTCCCGGTGCGGCCGGAACGCATTCCCGTCCGGACCACCATGGTGATGCGGACGCTCGTCCTGTCGGCCGATAGGCGCCTGCTGTTCGTCACCGGCCTGAGTGCCGTCGCGGTCATCGACACCGCGACGAACGCCCTCGTCCGCAGCGTGACCATCGCGGGCGCGGACCACCTGACGGTGTCACCCGACGGCAGCCGGATCTACGCCTTCCGCGCGACAACCGAGGTAGCGGTATACGACGGATCCACCGGCGTGCGTCTCGGCACGGTCCCCGGCACCGACAGCGGGTTCGGGATACCCTCGCACGACGGCTCCCGGCTGTACATCCAGAACGGGAAGACGCTCGCCACCCTCGACGCGGTGACCAATAGTGTTGTCGGCGCGCCCATTCCGCTGGCGCGCGAGACCGCGGGCGGCGCGATCACCGCCGACGGCAGGCGCATGTACGCGGTGGAGTGGAGCCTCATGACCGACCCGGAGAACCGCGTCTCGGTGCTCGACCTGAACACCGCGGCCGTCGTCGCCACCATCGATGTGCGCGGGCGCGCACGCGCGGTGGCGCTGTCCGCCGACGGTCGCCGCGCCGCGGTCGTCAACTGGAACAACAACGAGCTGTCCGTGATCGACACCGCCACCGACACGGTGCTCGCCGCCATCGATGTCGGCGATGCCGGATCGGACGTCGCGCTCTCCCCGGACGGCGCCCGCGCCTTCGTCAGCATCGAGTCCGCGGCCACGGTCGTCACCGTCGACACCGTCGGCCACGCCGTCCTCGACCACACCCGCGTGGACCGTGGGCCCGTCGCCTCGGCCGTCTCCGCCGACGGCCGCAAGCTCTATGTGGCCTGCCGGGACGACAACACCGTCACCGTCGTCCCGGTCGGATGA
- a CDS encoding class I SAM-dependent methyltransferase → MDPTDQAERLILAAGCRHADLVAAIEDIGAQAVGALVVDELVFRCRPPTNEYRMVIELRLRHGEKVFAHSLAVQSGQPVGVTAGPDETAIARLEFELADLVAELYGPPRERAAGTHRTELRLAEPPVRTVYLPILDQAWPSIGRAIDAVLSGRSARCPDLGELAVRFGSDKWGTVHWFAPHYETHLRNRRTDPIRILEIGIGGYRDPDAGGESLRLWKAYFPRAIVTGVDVFAKRGVDQPRIRTVRGDQNDPAFLTTLAAEHGPFDIVIDDGSHVNEHILTSFGTLFDHVRPGGLYVIEDLWTTYCPGFGGAAGPVSPPTTAIGMLKGLLDKLHYEERPDEPGASPANLVVGVHVYHNLAVIEKGINAEGGIPPWIPHSFDAMVGDPGPEDAVDRGGR, encoded by the coding sequence ATGGACCCCACCGATCAGGCCGAACGCCTCATCCTGGCGGCAGGCTGCCGACATGCGGATCTCGTCGCCGCCATCGAGGACATCGGCGCGCAGGCGGTCGGCGCGCTGGTGGTCGACGAGCTGGTGTTCCGCTGCCGCCCGCCCACCAACGAGTACCGCATGGTGATCGAACTGCGGCTGCGCCACGGCGAGAAGGTATTCGCCCACTCCCTCGCCGTGCAGTCGGGGCAGCCCGTCGGCGTGACGGCGGGGCCGGACGAGACCGCGATCGCGCGCCTGGAGTTCGAACTCGCCGATCTCGTCGCCGAGCTGTACGGGCCGCCGCGGGAGCGGGCCGCGGGTACCCACCGCACCGAATTGCGCCTGGCCGAGCCCCCGGTGCGCACCGTCTACCTGCCGATACTCGACCAGGCCTGGCCCTCGATCGGGCGCGCGATCGACGCGGTGCTCAGCGGCCGCTCCGCCCGCTGCCCCGACCTCGGCGAGCTGGCGGTCCGGTTCGGATCCGACAAGTGGGGCACGGTGCACTGGTTCGCCCCGCATTACGAAACGCATCTGCGGAACCGCCGCACCGATCCGATCCGCATTCTCGAGATCGGCATCGGCGGATATCGTGACCCCGATGCCGGTGGCGAATCGCTGCGGCTGTGGAAGGCGTACTTTCCCCGTGCCATCGTTACCGGTGTCGACGTCTTCGCCAAACGCGGCGTCGATCAGCCGCGTATCCGTACCGTGCGCGGCGACCAGAACGATCCGGCCTTCCTGACCACGCTGGCGGCCGAACACGGGCCCTTCGACATCGTCATCGACGACGGCAGCCACGTCAACGAGCACATCCTGACCTCGTTCGGCACATTGTTCGACCATGTGCGGCCGGGCGGCCTGTATGTCATCGAGGACCTGTGGACCACCTATTGCCCGGGCTTCGGCGGGGCCGCGGGACCGGTCTCGCCGCCGACGACAGCGATCGGAATGCTCAAGGGTCTGCTCGACAAGCTCCACTACGAGGAGCGGCCCGACGAACCCGGCGCCTCGCCCGCGAATCTGGTGGTGGGTGTGCACGTGTATCACAACCTCGCCGTGATCGAGAAGGGCATCAATGCCGAAGGTGGGATCCCGCCGTGGATTCCGCATTCCTTCGACGCCATGGTCGGTGACCCCGGCCCGGAGGATGCCGTCGATCGGGGTGGCCGATGA
- a CDS encoding nucleotide disphospho-sugar-binding domain-containing protein has translation MRILFVPFEWATHYYAMTSLAWAARAAGHEVRIAAHPSITAAVTGSGMIAVPIGGRSDLSAGMTELRRSPEVQRARRELSGDVGDLWKLPTDKLAHILAFMMIPHVRIAEDATPDLVEFARAWRPELIIGDPLMYAAPVAASVVDAPLVHHLLGPDFLRVMRFPGLGGDAEVGWPEGLRRLYDRYGVDVGANAPLRTVDPCPERIQVPGIPRRLPVRFVPYNGSGTLPSWLTKPPVRQRICLTWGTGAQALHGGGGSLLPELLDALRTLDVEVVVAVRPHDREQLGELPPNSRAAVDLPLDLLLPTCAVVLHQGGAQTMLTAAAHGVPQLLVPQIIDQGLVAELLTKSGAGIGLDHKHLRPDLVRESVAVALGDETIRNAAAELRREMMAQPSPAEVVRSLVRVIRA, from the coding sequence ATGAGAATCCTGTTCGTGCCGTTCGAGTGGGCCACCCACTACTACGCGATGACCTCGCTGGCCTGGGCCGCGCGCGCGGCCGGGCACGAGGTCCGGATCGCGGCGCATCCCAGTATCACCGCGGCCGTGACCGGCTCGGGAATGATCGCCGTGCCGATCGGCGGACGCTCCGATCTCTCGGCCGGAATGACGGAGCTGCGGCGCTCGCCCGAGGTGCAGCGGGCGCGCCGGGAGCTGAGCGGCGATGTCGGCGATCTGTGGAAGCTGCCCACCGACAAGCTGGCGCACATCCTGGCCTTCATGATGATCCCGCATGTCCGGATCGCCGAGGACGCGACACCGGACCTGGTCGAGTTCGCGCGCGCCTGGCGGCCCGAACTCATCATCGGTGATCCCCTGATGTACGCGGCGCCGGTGGCCGCGAGTGTCGTCGACGCCCCGCTCGTCCACCACCTGCTCGGCCCCGATTTCCTGCGCGTTATGCGTTTCCCGGGTCTCGGTGGCGACGCCGAGGTCGGCTGGCCGGAGGGGCTGCGGCGGCTCTACGACCGGTACGGAGTCGACGTCGGAGCGAATGCGCCACTCCGCACGGTGGACCCGTGTCCGGAGCGAATCCAGGTGCCGGGAATCCCCCGCCGGTTGCCGGTGCGGTTCGTGCCCTACAACGGGTCCGGCACACTGCCGAGCTGGTTGACGAAACCTCCTGTGCGCCAGAGGATCTGCCTCACCTGGGGGACCGGCGCGCAGGCGCTGCACGGCGGCGGCGGGTCGCTGCTGCCCGAACTGCTCGACGCACTGCGCACCCTGGATGTCGAGGTCGTCGTCGCGGTTCGCCCACACGACCGCGAGCAGCTGGGCGAGTTGCCCCCGAACAGCCGGGCCGCGGTGGACCTGCCGCTCGATCTCTTGCTGCCGACCTGCGCCGTGGTGCTCCATCAGGGCGGCGCGCAGACCATGCTCACCGCGGCGGCCCACGGTGTGCCGCAGCTCCTGGTGCCACAGATCATCGATCAGGGGCTGGTGGCGGAGCTGCTGACGAAGTCGGGCGCCGGGATCGGGCTGGACCACAAGCACCTGCGGCCCGATCTGGTGCGGGAATCGGTCGCCGTGGCGCTGGGCGATGAGACCATCCGGAACGCGGCGGCCGAACTCAGACGCGAGATGATGGCTCAGCCCAGTCCCGCCGAGGTCGTGCGGTCGCTGGTGCGGGTGATTCGAGCGTGA
- a CDS encoding MutS-related protein, which produces MSRFSSIVWGHAGETATVAVAPEALTDLNLDQIFAAAGGELHAAVHRRPLSDVSVVRYRHEVFADLADDAMRAVFDAFVAGMRSVRKHLERAGEMKNACQRDRWQLDGEAVYVRTLEELHNALHELPLRATGLLEWRAWLDEHLNGAEFREFADDGANVRSALESLRYTIHVQGRQVVVGSYAGQSDYSEVIANALARLRPVNDPRGPRVIDPWPDMNEVEEQILATVADRHPREFRRLAQHARQYREVIDATVARFDLELRFYLDYLRFVQRLERHGARFCYPEVTADFAGMFVEGGYDLALANTLAAGDKTVVTNDFRLDGAERMLVVTGPNQGGKSTFGRMFGQLTYLAALGCPVPGSRARVMLSDGLFTHFVREDDANDPDGALAQELLRLHEILNRITPHSIVILNESLSTTTAADAALLGGEVVRRIVSSGAVAVFVTFVGELAEWGPEVVSMVAGIESDDDPVRTFRIERRPPDGLTYAAVVAQRHGLTYEAIRERVR; this is translated from the coding sequence TTGAGTCGATTCAGCAGCATCGTTTGGGGGCACGCCGGCGAAACCGCCACGGTAGCCGTCGCGCCCGAGGCACTCACCGACTTGAATCTCGATCAGATCTTCGCCGCCGCCGGTGGCGAGTTGCACGCAGCGGTGCATCGGCGCCCGCTGTCCGACGTGTCCGTCGTGCGGTATCGCCACGAGGTGTTCGCCGATCTCGCGGACGACGCGATGCGCGCGGTGTTCGACGCCTTCGTCGCCGGAATGCGGTCGGTCCGCAAACATCTCGAGCGCGCCGGGGAAATGAAGAACGCCTGCCAGCGCGACCGCTGGCAGCTCGACGGCGAGGCGGTGTACGTCCGGACGCTCGAGGAGTTGCACAACGCGCTGCACGAGTTGCCCCTGCGTGCTACCGGCCTGCTGGAATGGCGTGCCTGGCTCGACGAGCACCTGAACGGCGCGGAGTTCCGCGAATTCGCGGACGACGGCGCGAACGTACGGAGTGCGCTGGAGTCGCTCCGCTACACCATTCATGTGCAGGGCCGTCAGGTCGTCGTCGGGTCCTACGCGGGCCAATCCGATTACAGCGAGGTGATCGCGAACGCGCTCGCCAGACTCCGCCCCGTGAACGACCCGCGTGGCCCCCGCGTCATCGATCCGTGGCCGGATATGAACGAGGTCGAGGAACAGATCCTCGCCACCGTCGCCGACCGTCACCCTCGGGAGTTCCGGCGACTGGCCCAGCACGCCCGGCAGTACCGCGAGGTGATCGATGCGACGGTGGCGCGATTCGACCTGGAATTGCGTTTCTACCTCGACTATCTGCGGTTCGTCCAGCGCTTGGAGCGGCACGGCGCCCGGTTCTGCTATCCGGAGGTGACGGCGGATTTCGCCGGAATGTTCGTCGAAGGCGGATACGACCTGGCGCTCGCCAACACCCTGGCCGCCGGAGACAAGACGGTGGTGACCAACGACTTCCGGCTCGACGGGGCGGAGCGGATGTTGGTGGTCACCGGCCCGAATCAGGGCGGCAAGAGCACCTTCGGCCGGATGTTCGGTCAGTTGACGTATCTTGCCGCCCTGGGCTGCCCGGTACCGGGCAGCCGGGCGCGGGTCATGCTGTCGGATGGGCTGTTCACACATTTCGTACGCGAGGACGACGCCAACGACCCGGACGGCGCCCTGGCTCAGGAACTGCTCCGCCTGCACGAAATCCTGAACCGGATCACGCCGCACAGTATCGTGATATTGAACGAAAGCCTGAGTACCACAACAGCCGCCGACGCGGCCCTGCTCGGCGGGGAGGTGGTGCGCCGCATTGTTTCCTCCGGCGCGGTGGCGGTGTTCGTGACATTCGTCGGAGAGCTCGCCGAATGGGGACCGGAGGTGGTGAGTATGGTCGCGGGCATCGAATCGGATGACGATCCGGTCCGGACATTCCGGATCGAGCGCCGCCCGCCCGACGGACTCACCTACGCGGCGGTGGTCGCGCAGCGACACGGGCTGACCTACGAGGCGATCCGGGAGCGGGTGCGATGA